The Mycosarcoma maydis chromosome 12, whole genome shotgun sequence nucleotide sequence TTGACAGCCAAAGGATATCCCGACCACGCCACGAGGTCGCTCGTTCAACTTCTAGACCAACACACGTGTTGGCGCTGTCGTGGAGCAGTCAAGATGGTGGGGCTATTCGACGCGGATCCGTACGGTGTGGATATACATCGGCAGTTTCAGCTGCACACGCCGGTGCGTGGGATCGAGTGGCTGGGTGTGGATCTGGCCGACTTCCTCCCCACCTCTGCAGCCGAATCCGAGGAATCAAGCAGTGTAGCTACAGCCGCGCTAGTTCCGTTGAGGAACGACGAGCGCCTCATAGCTGCACGTCTGCTGCGTGGATCAGGCGACTCGAAAGCAGATCTAGAGTCGCGCGCCAGGTTGACAGGGATGCTTTTGTCAGGCTACAAGGTAGAGATCGAAGCTGCGTACGGATTCAGCTCAGCTAAACCCCTTGGTGAAGCTGTCAACAGAAGCGGCTTGGTTGGGTACATCGAAAACAAGCTTCAGTTGCGAGCAGAATGAAAGCGAGCAATGCCGTCTGCAGGACATTGGGCCTATGAGGACGCATGGTGTGAAGGTCTGCTTTACATGAAGTGAGACGGTACCTGCACCCGCACAGCTCTTTCAGACTCGAGACACGGTATCATGTTCCGGATAGTCCATCGACATGTCCAGCGCACGTCCTCCAGCACTTGGCTTGGTGTAGTTTCCTGGAGCTTCGTTATCCGCTTCATGCTCGGTATCCAAGTCGTTGCCACCGTTGCCGTGGGTAAGATTGTACCTCGCCTCACCATCTTCACCACTGACATCGGCATACCGCTGCTCATTAGCACCCGACAAGTGTTCCGCCGGAATCCTTGGCGAGTAGGGTTTATGACTCTGCCTGTGTGCGAGCGGCGGATAATACAGTTTGTAACTCCAATAGGCAATGATCAGCCCCAGCAGTGATCCAGCAATGACATCTGTCGCATGATGTCTGTAGTCCATCGTTCTGCTCACTGCGATCAGCGTGGCGGCCATGAGCGGCGTTCCGCATAACCAGGCTGTGACCGCGTGTCCACGTCCATCGAACAGGTGCAGTTTACCAGCGAGATAGAGCGAGAGGTAAGTCAAGCCGGCGAAAGAGGTCgacgagtgaccggacgggaaAGAGCGGAATCCATCACGAAGCGTCTTGTCATTGACTCCGACCGTGCAGATGATGTCCGTGACGAGACCGTATGGTATCGCGTTAGCTGATCCAGGCGCTGGTTGACACCTATCGATCAAGTCCGGACGCGGCCGCCCTACAGTGACCTTGACAATTGTGGTGATTGTCACCGTGAGAGCGTTAGCGAGGACGAATCCGAGCAGGCCATTGTGCAGGTCCCATACCGAACGAGAGATGACGAGTGAGAATACAGcaatgatgatgacggGGATGAGAACTGCCAAGATTCCCAGTAGCCAAACGGGGACGCGTTCGTGCACCGCATATGTGTGCTGGATCGAAGTGTCCGTAAGAGAGAATTCTCGGCGAAATCCGTGGACGTTGTTGATGATAGCAAGAAGACCGGCCAGaaggatggtgatgatccAATCCGGTAAATAAGATCGAAGCAGTTGCAATTTTCGTTTGCGAGTGGTGGGTTGATGATGCGATGACCAACGCAACTGCGAGTAAAGAGAGTCCCTATTGCTGTGGCTGAATCCGCCGACGCGGCcggacgaggaggatgcgGCGGGTGGATGTATGTCCGTCATGGTATTGGTGGTCAAAGGGGAAGGAGGACAAGCTGGATGCGAGTGTTTCCAGAATTCCCCTagcgagcttgaccagTCTGAAACATGTTTGCTCAACGCGACTCGCTGTCGATCTGGTGTTGAGCACAAAAGTCACAAAAATCATGAGTTGTGCTGCGCAACTTCCTTGTTTTCGGCCCGaccagaatcacgaatcgtgaatgtacCTTCCGAGACATCACCACTTGCATGACGTGAACGTCAGCGCGCAAAGTGCCGTACAGCCGCACAAACTTGAGTGTTTTCTgcacgactcacgactcgcatGTCTTTTGGTTCGGGGCGAAACACGGCGAATGAaagtcgtgaatgaaaTTTcccaagtcacgagtcgtgagtcgttTCAAGTCGTTTGAGCTGGTTGCTGGCTCAAGGTCTTGGCGTTTCCCCAACACACAGCCTCGAACACACGAATCTATTATTGGCACATCCCACGCTCACGTCTGTGATGTGATACAGTAGTTATCAGTGACCGACACAGAGAGAACACTTTCCTCGCTTCACAATCTGAACCATCAATTCTCCTGTAGCTTCCACCTAACTTAACGTTATTTCACCTCTGCCGACAGGACCGTGAAGCCTTACGTGATTTCTCTGAGGTCTTGAAATAACAAACGTAAAAGAAAGCCAAAGCGTGATCTGCATGCGAGTGTGATGATCATTTCCATTGCAAACGTCGTTGTTTCCTAAGCGGTGATATCTTGGCCAAGCCTCGTATCGGCCTCCTGACCATTGCTCATGGCCCTTCGACCATCCGCCTGTTGCACTTGGcgcttctctctctcactcACCCACATGAGCACCCGATTACAATTGACCAAGACATGCCTTAGTGCCCTGGTCCACGTCTCGTCGCTTCCGAATTGCAACCTGATGCTCGCCTCTCCAATTTTATCCTTGTTGATCGCGTGTGGTGCCTGGAACGTTGGATCCGCACTCGCTGCAAACtcgacgacttgcttgaGACAGGCCAAAAATCCAGTTTGTGCATGATCGAACCGCCGACTTTGCAACAGACGCCCGATCTGCCAATCCGAGGATCCGTAGAGCTCGTATACTGTCTTTTCCCCGGCCGTTTCCTCGCCTTCTGTTTCAGTAGCGTCGTTCGATGCTGCAAACAaagtcgacgtcgacgaagcgctcgaATAGTGTTgagatcgagcatcttCGTACCGATACACAACGCTGAAAGACCCCTTGGGTATCAACCTATACCCTCTAAACGCTACGCCCAACTTTCTTGCTACCACGTCCAACAACAGCGCCGTTTGACCCCAAGCCGCGTTGATCTCGTTCCATTCAACCGACTGGCCCGGCAGCCTGCCGAGTCGCAACCCATTGATAGTAGCGATACCACCCGAGTGGCCGATGCAAAACGCATCTGTGTAGACGTTTGTCGATTGCAAGCGTAATAGCAGCTCCCTGTCGTGCGCTACAGCCATAGCTAAAGACGCTTTGTCCTCCTCCAATCTGGACAGGGTTAACGAGTGTTGAGAGTATTGTGACCAGAAGCGCTCTTCCTCCTGTTGCAAGGCAGCCTCTTGTTCTGCTATCGTGGACAGTTGTGCCTCAATGGAGAGTCGggctgcttcggcttctTTGAGCTCGGATAGGGCGAAGGATTCGTCAGAAAGCAGTTGAGCGATTTCGTGTTGGAGTGATTTGCACTCTTCTAGTTGCTGTTGTCGTATCGCCGTCAAATCGTGCGTCATATCTTTCTCAGTGGCTACAGAGGgcgatgaagaagaagaaacaCGACGTTGGATCTGAGGTAGCAACTTGTActtgcgcagctcggcCTCAAAAGCGAGATACGAATCGCGCTGCGAGCGCACTTCGGACATTTGCGTGTCCATGATCTCCAACAGTGTATCCGTGCATGCTTTACATAACGGATGGTCTATCACCGTCGAGCTATTGTTTGGTGTACGGAGTCTGAGTGCCTTTTTCCCACTGCGAGATGCGGACGGTGACGTCCTACCCGTCTTGGTCcgaggtggatgcgatAGTAGATCAAAGAGCGCCGATGAAGCGGCTAGACGTGCACTGAGCGAATTCGGATCGTTTGTGCTGAGTCCAgcagagctcgagctcgaagccgTAGTTGGAGCAGCTTCAGAGCTGCTTTCCTTGGAGGGCAAAAGCGCTTTGGATGtggatggcgacgatgcaTGTCGTGGAGCAATGAACGAGTCTTGCACAAGGTCGTAGGCTGATTGGTTGAGATCAATCTCGGATGATACCGAAgggtgcagcagcagcggctgccGGCAGCGTTGACAGCTCCAAGACATGGCAGACTACGACTGTGCCTCTAGCTGTCAATCAGACAGCGAGGTGTGTTGTGGAAGAAGGATCCGAGATGGTCGAGTGTCGACCGAAACGTGTCGAGTATGTCATCCATGACATTCGATTTCAGGGTCCAACCAAAGCGCCCAGTTCACCAcacgctttgctcgctcgaAACGCAgcacactcacaactccattcacgattcacgatttctgCGCGTCTGTGCGCGTTTCATGTCGCGTGGctttgcaatcacgaatccagtcgtgagtactGAACCTTCCCAGGTCGATACACGCTCTCTCAGCAAGTTCTTTCTGTAAGCCATGTCGACACAGGAAGATAAAACACACTACCCGTAAGGACAGTATCACAGACAAAAGCGAAAACAAGTGACGCACAGAGTTGAATTGCACaaacattcgtgattgcaaaACCACCAAACCCCACTTGCAGACTTGGCAATTGCCTACTTGCGTTTTCCAGCCTCAACTTGAGCCTGCAGGCTCTGCATCAGAACCGCCAGCCCGCTCAGCTGCGAAGGACTCAACCTGCTCAACACCACCGAGATGTGCAAGATCTGCTGGTTTCCACCCGGCGATACGCCATCCGCGCTCGCCTCTGCAGTGCCTTCGCTGATACCCAGCAAAACAGCCGGCACGCTCTGGGCGGGATCGATGGCGACAGGCGCACCCTGCAGACCCTGCGGTTGGCCGTCGCGCCCAATCACAGGTCGAATGTGGGGGCTTGGTGTCGGCTGAATGCCCAATGCCGACAGACGTGGAAGAGATGCAACCGGGATGAGGAGCGGGATGGGATGGTTTGGGATGGACGGGTTAGCgtcgctcgctgctggtgctgcagGGGTCGGTGCAGGtgccggtgctgctcgtgctgcttgCGTGGCCGGCTGCTTGATCGTGCCATTGGCCTTTGCTGGCGTCTTTTTGGCTGCGGCGGCTGGACGAGCAGCCTGAGGAGCAGGCGAGGGCGAAGATTTGGCGCGAGGTGTGGCACGCGGCGTGTTCAGGCTCGTGGCGCTAGTCAGAGTCGGATGCATGGTGGGCGGACGAACAGCGATCGATGATACTGCATTGCTGGGAGGCGAGCTCGCCGGTGGTCGCATGCTTGCAATCGTGGGCTGGAGCGTAGATGAAATCATCTCACCAGAGTGGCCCGGTGACGGTTCGGGT carries:
- a CDS encoding beclin 1 (related to Beclin 1), translating into MSWSCQRCRQPLLLHPSVSSEIDLNQSAYDLVQDSFIAPRHASSPSTSKALLPSKESSSEAAPTTASSSSSAGLSTNDPNSLSARLAASSALFDLLSHPPRTKTGRTSPSASRSGKKALRLRTPNNSSTVIDHPLCKACTDTLLEIMDTQMSEVRSQRDSYLAFEAELRKYKLLPQIQRRVSSSSSPSVATEKDMTHDLTAIRQQQLEECKSLQHEIAQLLSDESFALSELKEAEAARLSIEAQLSTIAEQEAALQQEEERFWSQYSQHSLTLSRLEEDKASLAMAVAHDRELLLRLQSTNVYTDAFCIGHSGGIATINGLRLGRLPGQSVEWNEINAAWGQTALLLDVVARKLGVAFRGYRLIPKGSFSVVYRYEDARSQHYSSASSTSTLFAASNDATETEGEETAGEKTVYELYGSSDWQIGRLLQSRRFDHAQTGFLACLKQVVEFAASADPTFQAPHAINKDKIGEASIRLQFGSDETWTRALRHVLVNCNRVLMWVSEREKRQVQQADGRRAMSNGQEADTRLGQDITA
- a CDS encoding uncharacterized protein (related to DPP1 - diacylglycerol pyrophosphate phosphatase), which encodes MTDIHPPAASSSSGRVGGFSHSNRDSLYSQLRWSSHHQPTTRKRKLQLLRSYLPDWIITILLAGLLAIINNVHGFRREFSLTDTSIQHTYAVHERVPVWLLGILAVLIPVIIIAVFSLVISRSVWDLHNGLLGFVLANALTVTITTIVKVTVGRPRPDLIDRCQPAPGSANAIPYGLVTDIICTVGVNDKTLRDGFRSFPSGHSSTSFAGLTYLSLYLAGKLHLFDGRGHAVTAWLCGTPLMAATLIAVSRTMDYRHHATDVIAGSLLGLIIAYWSYKLYYPPLAHRQSHKPYSPRIPAEHLSGANEQRYADVSGEDGEARYNLTHGNGGNDLDTEHEADNEAPGNYTKPSAGGRALDMSMDYPEHDTVSRV